The following proteins come from a genomic window of Ictalurus furcatus strain D&B chromosome 14, Billie_1.0, whole genome shotgun sequence:
- the deaf1 gene encoding deformed epidermal autoregulatory factor 1 homolog isoform X1, with product MDAGEVAAVKRLGFAGAEEEKAGGLEEEEEEEEEEEEEEEEEERSESEPDEAEVSTMPCMAEAANIAIAESLPNTDDGEAPFAEVTTVTVSDVQNADDNVFSTSVATAASIPEHVLTGRTTLQIGDSLSTQKATLIVVHTDGSIVDATGLKATTAPMTPGPQTPSTPLTPSHEKDVSKYNWDPSVYENELPVRCRNTSGVLYKNRLGSGGKGRCVKYNNNWYTPTEFEGLAGRASSKDWKRSIRYAGRPLQCLIQERILNPHAASCTCVACCDDLAVNKDGSFGGDSISMTGPVRLFVPYKRRKKESERPASPEKKEEPSPKNITLAPGAAFTVTPSGQLTTTGTLTFDRTATGDATTIISDSPAASDVFSSTAVLTTLPALTVIPQQPILQAKGPSAAAMANGLETSEQRTWLYLEETANTLLNTVQQLKALIAQAKQASQASSSLEKSNCSRKDSFPSQLSLTDDTEGKITEIIIKHTCVNCGREASSECAGCHKVYYCSSFCQKKDWKDHQHSCSQPSVAVGVHDEAHIASMEVEKVKA from the exons ATGGACGCAGGCGAAGTGGCGGCGGTGAAACGGCTCGGGTTTGCCGGAGCGGAGGAGGAGAAGGCCGGgggactggaggaggaagaagaggaggaggaggaggaggaagaggaagaggaggaggaggagcgctCCGAAAGCGAGCCGGATGAAGCCGAAGTGAGCACGATGCCCTGCATGGCGGAAGCGGCCAACATCGCCATAGCCGAGTCCCTGCCGAACACAGACGACGGCGAAGCGCCGTTTGCGG AGGTCACAACGGTTACTGTCAGTGATGTCCAGAATGCAGATGACAACGTTTTCTCAACATCCGTTGCCACGGCAGCCTCCATCCCTGAACATGTGCTT ACAGGTAGAACCACGCTGCAGATCGGCGACAGTCTCAGCACGCAGAAGGCAACCCTGATTGTCGTGCACACGGATGGGAGTATAGTAGATGCCACGGGCCTGAAAGCCACGACAGCACCCATGACGccag GGCCTCAGACTCCCTCCACACCTCTGACTCCGAGTCACGAGAAAGATGTGAGCAAGTATAACTGGGATCCGTCCGTGTACGAAAACGAGCTGCCCGTGCGCTGCAGGAACACCAGCGGTGTCCTCTACAAGAACAGACTAGGTTCAG GCGGCAAAGGACGTTGCGTCAAATACAACAATAACTGGTACACTCCGACGGAGTTCGAAGGGCTGGCCGGAAGAGCCAGCAGTAAGGACTGGAAGAGGAGCATTCGTTATGCTGGGAGGCCTTTACAGTGCCTTATACAG gagcGCATCCTCAACCCCCATGCTGCCTCTTGTACATGTGTGGCCTGCTGTGATGATCTAGCTGTG AACAAGGACGGATCCTTCGGAGGCGACAGCATATCTATG ACCGGACCCGTGCGACTCTTTGTCCCTTACAAGAggcgaaagaaagagagtgagcgCCCGGCATCTCCAGAGAAAAAGGAGGAACCGTCACCCAAGAACATTACTCTAGCACCTGGGGCCGCAT TCACCGTGACCCCATCAGGTCAGCTCACCACTACAGGCACACTGACCTTTGATCGAACGGCAACTGGAGACGCGACGACCATCATTTCCGACAGCCCTGCCGCTTCAGATGTCTTCAGCAGCACAGCAG TGCTGACCACGCTGCCGGCGCTGACCGTCATCCCTCAGCAGCCCATCTTACAGGCTAAAGGTCCCTCCGCAGCCGCAATGGCCAACGGCTTGGAGACGAGCGAGCAGCGCACCTGGCTGTACCTAGAGGAGACGGCCAACACGCTACTCAACACTGTCCAGCAGCTCAAAGCACTCATCGCCCAGGCCAAACAGGCCAGCCAAGCCAGCAGCAGCCTGGAGAAAAGCAACTGCAGCAGGAAGGAT TCTTTTCCCAGCCAACTGTCGCTGACTGATGACACAGAGGGGAAGATTACTGAAATTATCATCAAG CATACCTGTGTGAACTGTGGGCGTGAAGCTTCCAGCGAATGTGCAGGCTGCCACAAAGTCTACTACTGCTCTAGCTTCTGCCAAAAAAAG gACTGGAAGGATCACCAGCACAGTTGCTCTCAGCCCAGTGTAGCTGTGGGAGTTCATGACGAGGCTCACATAGCCAGCATGGAGGTAGAGAAAGTCAAGGCATAG
- the deaf1 gene encoding deformed epidermal autoregulatory factor 1 homolog isoform X3 — protein sequence MDAGEVAAVKRLGFAGAEEEKAGGLEEEEEEEEEEEEEEEEEERSESEPDEAEVSTMPCMAEAANIAIAESLPNTDDGEAPFAEVTTVTVSDVQNADDNVFSTSVATAASIPEHVLTGRTTLQIGDSLSTQKATLIVVHTDGSIVDATGLKATTAPMTPGPQTPSTPLTPSHEKDVSKYNWDPSVYENELPVRCRNTSGVLYKNRLGSGGKGRCVKYNNNWYTPTEFEGLAGRASSKDWKRSIRYAGRPLQCLIQERILNPHAASCTCVACCDDLAVNKDGSFGGDSISMTGPVRLFVPYKRRKKESERPASPEKKEEPSPKNITLAPGAAFTVTPSGQLTTTGTLTFDRTATGDATTIISDSPAASDVFSSTAVLTTLPALTVIPQQPILQAKGPSAAAMANGLETSEQRTWLYLEETANTLLNTVQQLKALIAQAKQASQASSSLEKSNCSRKDHTCVNCGREASSECAGCHKVYYCSSFCQKKDWKDHQHSCSQPSVAVGVHDEAHIASMEVEKVKA from the exons ATGGACGCAGGCGAAGTGGCGGCGGTGAAACGGCTCGGGTTTGCCGGAGCGGAGGAGGAGAAGGCCGGgggactggaggaggaagaagaggaggaggaggaggaggaagaggaagaggaggaggaggagcgctCCGAAAGCGAGCCGGATGAAGCCGAAGTGAGCACGATGCCCTGCATGGCGGAAGCGGCCAACATCGCCATAGCCGAGTCCCTGCCGAACACAGACGACGGCGAAGCGCCGTTTGCGG AGGTCACAACGGTTACTGTCAGTGATGTCCAGAATGCAGATGACAACGTTTTCTCAACATCCGTTGCCACGGCAGCCTCCATCCCTGAACATGTGCTT ACAGGTAGAACCACGCTGCAGATCGGCGACAGTCTCAGCACGCAGAAGGCAACCCTGATTGTCGTGCACACGGATGGGAGTATAGTAGATGCCACGGGCCTGAAAGCCACGACAGCACCCATGACGccag GGCCTCAGACTCCCTCCACACCTCTGACTCCGAGTCACGAGAAAGATGTGAGCAAGTATAACTGGGATCCGTCCGTGTACGAAAACGAGCTGCCCGTGCGCTGCAGGAACACCAGCGGTGTCCTCTACAAGAACAGACTAGGTTCAG GCGGCAAAGGACGTTGCGTCAAATACAACAATAACTGGTACACTCCGACGGAGTTCGAAGGGCTGGCCGGAAGAGCCAGCAGTAAGGACTGGAAGAGGAGCATTCGTTATGCTGGGAGGCCTTTACAGTGCCTTATACAG gagcGCATCCTCAACCCCCATGCTGCCTCTTGTACATGTGTGGCCTGCTGTGATGATCTAGCTGTG AACAAGGACGGATCCTTCGGAGGCGACAGCATATCTATG ACCGGACCCGTGCGACTCTTTGTCCCTTACAAGAggcgaaagaaagagagtgagcgCCCGGCATCTCCAGAGAAAAAGGAGGAACCGTCACCCAAGAACATTACTCTAGCACCTGGGGCCGCAT TCACCGTGACCCCATCAGGTCAGCTCACCACTACAGGCACACTGACCTTTGATCGAACGGCAACTGGAGACGCGACGACCATCATTTCCGACAGCCCTGCCGCTTCAGATGTCTTCAGCAGCACAGCAG TGCTGACCACGCTGCCGGCGCTGACCGTCATCCCTCAGCAGCCCATCTTACAGGCTAAAGGTCCCTCCGCAGCCGCAATGGCCAACGGCTTGGAGACGAGCGAGCAGCGCACCTGGCTGTACCTAGAGGAGACGGCCAACACGCTACTCAACACTGTCCAGCAGCTCAAAGCACTCATCGCCCAGGCCAAACAGGCCAGCCAAGCCAGCAGCAGCCTGGAGAAAAGCAACTGCAGCAGGAAGGAT CATACCTGTGTGAACTGTGGGCGTGAAGCTTCCAGCGAATGTGCAGGCTGCCACAAAGTCTACTACTGCTCTAGCTTCTGCCAAAAAAAG gACTGGAAGGATCACCAGCACAGTTGCTCTCAGCCCAGTGTAGCTGTGGGAGTTCATGACGAGGCTCACATAGCCAGCATGGAGGTAGAGAAAGTCAAGGCATAG
- the deaf1 gene encoding deformed epidermal autoregulatory factor 1 homolog isoform X2, whose protein sequence is MDAGEVAAVKRLGFAGAEEEKAGGLEEEEEEEEEEEEEEEEEERSESEPDEAEVSTMPCMAEAANIAIAESLPNTDDGEAPFAEVTTVTVSDVQNADDNVFSTSVATAASIPEHVLTGRTTLQIGDSLSTQKATLIVVHTDGSIVDATGLKATTAPMTPGPQTPSTPLTPSHEKDVSKYNWDPSVYENELPVRCRNTSGVLYKNRLGSGGKGRCVKYNNNWYTPTEFEGLAGRASSKDWKRSIRYAGRPLQCLIQERILNPHAASCTCVACCDDLAVNKDGSFGGDSISMTGPVRLFVPYKRRKKESERPASPEKKEEPSPKNITLAPGAAFTVTPSGQLTTTGTLTFDRTATGDATTIISDSPAASDVFSSTAVLTTLPALTVIPQQPILQAKGPSAAAMANGLETSEQRTWLYLEETANTLLNTVQQLKALIAQAKQASQASSSLEKSNCSRKDSFPSQLSLTDDTEGKITEIIIKHTCVNCGREASSECAGCHKVYYCSSFCQKKVKLPLQSYSIKQGLEGSPAQLLSAQCSCGSS, encoded by the exons ATGGACGCAGGCGAAGTGGCGGCGGTGAAACGGCTCGGGTTTGCCGGAGCGGAGGAGGAGAAGGCCGGgggactggaggaggaagaagaggaggaggaggaggaggaagaggaagaggaggaggaggagcgctCCGAAAGCGAGCCGGATGAAGCCGAAGTGAGCACGATGCCCTGCATGGCGGAAGCGGCCAACATCGCCATAGCCGAGTCCCTGCCGAACACAGACGACGGCGAAGCGCCGTTTGCGG AGGTCACAACGGTTACTGTCAGTGATGTCCAGAATGCAGATGACAACGTTTTCTCAACATCCGTTGCCACGGCAGCCTCCATCCCTGAACATGTGCTT ACAGGTAGAACCACGCTGCAGATCGGCGACAGTCTCAGCACGCAGAAGGCAACCCTGATTGTCGTGCACACGGATGGGAGTATAGTAGATGCCACGGGCCTGAAAGCCACGACAGCACCCATGACGccag GGCCTCAGACTCCCTCCACACCTCTGACTCCGAGTCACGAGAAAGATGTGAGCAAGTATAACTGGGATCCGTCCGTGTACGAAAACGAGCTGCCCGTGCGCTGCAGGAACACCAGCGGTGTCCTCTACAAGAACAGACTAGGTTCAG GCGGCAAAGGACGTTGCGTCAAATACAACAATAACTGGTACACTCCGACGGAGTTCGAAGGGCTGGCCGGAAGAGCCAGCAGTAAGGACTGGAAGAGGAGCATTCGTTATGCTGGGAGGCCTTTACAGTGCCTTATACAG gagcGCATCCTCAACCCCCATGCTGCCTCTTGTACATGTGTGGCCTGCTGTGATGATCTAGCTGTG AACAAGGACGGATCCTTCGGAGGCGACAGCATATCTATG ACCGGACCCGTGCGACTCTTTGTCCCTTACAAGAggcgaaagaaagagagtgagcgCCCGGCATCTCCAGAGAAAAAGGAGGAACCGTCACCCAAGAACATTACTCTAGCACCTGGGGCCGCAT TCACCGTGACCCCATCAGGTCAGCTCACCACTACAGGCACACTGACCTTTGATCGAACGGCAACTGGAGACGCGACGACCATCATTTCCGACAGCCCTGCCGCTTCAGATGTCTTCAGCAGCACAGCAG TGCTGACCACGCTGCCGGCGCTGACCGTCATCCCTCAGCAGCCCATCTTACAGGCTAAAGGTCCCTCCGCAGCCGCAATGGCCAACGGCTTGGAGACGAGCGAGCAGCGCACCTGGCTGTACCTAGAGGAGACGGCCAACACGCTACTCAACACTGTCCAGCAGCTCAAAGCACTCATCGCCCAGGCCAAACAGGCCAGCCAAGCCAGCAGCAGCCTGGAGAAAAGCAACTGCAGCAGGAAGGAT TCTTTTCCCAGCCAACTGTCGCTGACTGATGACACAGAGGGGAAGATTACTGAAATTATCATCAAG CATACCTGTGTGAACTGTGGGCGTGAAGCTTCCAGCGAATGTGCAGGCTGCCACAAAGTCTACTACTGCTCTAGCTTCTGCCAAAAAAAGGTTAAGCTGCCTCTTCAGTCCTATTCAATAAAACAAG gACTGGAAGGATCACCAGCACAGTTGCTCTCAGCCCAGTGTAGCTGTGGGAGTTCATGA
- the pgghg gene encoding protein-glucosylgalactosylhydroxylysine glucosidase, whose protein sequence is MNPDSADPYIFSTHSLPSDHRFLPPLTNGTLGWRVFGKILHKGGVYNGEVGACHRADIPCPLAVRMKVEEGKHTYSLDAHTGIFTHSVLTSYVEATQVFYAHRQYPNMLVMEVMLKRQRSSEEAITVKLDSSFTPHSHDIAFEKAPDYRGGRHMFGHTMSAEAPGVLRPSVHLIWTPLISSVTLLPDQRQSSWSFLVAVAESSEIAQLCFNTGLELIEHGDLQTSHVRAWAELWHGSSVELAGPQPLSQAVIGCMFYLLSALPSLTETPTPFGGISPGGLSNGGHGQGQDYWGHVFWDQDTWMYPNFALFHPNLARAVLEYRVRTLEGARINAREQGYKGLKFPWESAVSGQEVCPMDSFGKQEIHINGDVALAFRQYFYLTQDIGLFKEGGASEVVWGIADYWGSRVIWDPDDQHYHLKGVMPPDEYNKHVDNSVYTNTVAKYSLQFAVDLARLLQHPAPSEWQEIADKLKIPYDPGLMYHPEFDGYKKGSEVKQADAILVGFPLGLPMSPEVRRNDLECYEAVTDPLGPAMTWSMFAVGWLELGEAEKAQQLLQKCFKNIQGPFQVWSESCDGSGAVNFLTGMGGFLQAVLFGYTGFRVQKDCLAFSPLIPNEVSMLSLKGIGYLGNKLDWVVDRQEVSVVLRKQAKDSGHEQPCPLEIVLQSSGDRIPLNPGQLVTFPWQPGKIQKQSTTSYCWPL, encoded by the exons ATGAACCCGGACTCTGCTGACCCTTATATATTTTCAACTCACTCGCTACCCTCTGACCACCGTTTCCTGCCACCTCTGACCAACGGGACGCTGGGATGGAGAGTGTTTGGCAAAATTCTGCATAAGGGTGGAGTCTATAATGGAGAGGTTGGAGCCTGTCACCGAGCTGATATACCATGTCCACTTGCGGTCAGGATGAAGGTCGAGGAGGGGAAGCATACGTACAGTTTGGACGCCCACACTG GTATATTCACCCATTCAGTACTTACCTCTTATGTGGAAGCGACTCAGGTGTTCTATGCTCATCGACAGTATCCCAACATGCTGGTCATGGAAGTGATGCTAAAGCGCCAGAGGAGCTCAGAGGAAGCAATCACAGTCAAGCTTGATAGTTCTTTCACTCCTCACAGTCATGACATTGCCTTTGAGAAGGCTCCGGACTATAGAGGAGGGAG GCACATGTTCGGGCACACTATGTCAGCAGAAGCCCCTGGAGTACTCCGTCCTTCTGTGCACCTTATCTGGACCCCACTAATCTCCTCTGTAACGTTACTGCCTGACCAGCGTCAGTCTAGCTGGAGCTTCCTGGTTGCAGTTGCAGAGAGCAGTGAGATCGCCCAGCTTTGCTTCAACACTGGTTTGGAGCTCATTGAACATGGCGACCTGCAGACTTCCCATGTAAGGGCGTGGGCGGAGCTATGGCACGGCAGCAGTGTGGAGCTGGCCGGACCACAGCCTTTGAGCCAAGCCGTGATTGGCTGCATGTTCTACCTTCTGAGCGCGCTCCCCTCTCTGACGGAAACACCCACACCGTTTGGGGGCATCAGTCCTGGAGGTTTGTCTAACGGGGGACACGGACAAGGACAGGACTACTGGGGACATGTTTTCTGGGATCAG GACACATGGATGTATCCTAACTTTGCACTCTTTCACCCTAACCTGGCCAGAGCTGTCTTGGAGTACAGAGTGCGAACACTAGAAGGTGCCCGGATCAATGCCCGGGAGCAGGGCTATAAG GGCTTGAAGTTCCCGTGGGAGAGTGCTGTATCCGGTCAAGAGGTGTGTCCGATGGACAGTTTTGGAAAACAGGAGATCCACATTAACGGAGACGTAGCTCTCGCCTTCCGTCAGTACTTCTACCTAACGCAG GACATTGGATTATTTAAAGAGGGCGGTGCCAGTGAAGTGGTGTGGGGTATAGCTGATTACTGGGGGTCCCGAGTGATCTGGGACCCCGATGACCAGCACTACCACCTCAAAG GAGTGATGCCTCCTGATGAGTACAACAAACATGTTGACAACTCGGTGTACACTAACACTGTCGCCaagtacag TCTGCAGTTTGCTGTGGACTTGGCTAGATTGCTCCAGCATCCCGCACCCTCGGAGTGGCAGGAAATAGCTGATAAGCTAAAAATTCCCTACGACCCTGGACTGATGTACCACCCAGAGTTTGATGGTTACAAAAAGG GAAGTGAAGTGAAGCAGGCAGATGCCATCCTGGTAGGATTCCCGCTGGGATTGCCCATGAGCCCAGAGGTCAGACGGAATGATCTGGAATGTTACGAGGCCGTCACTGACCCGCTCGGTCCTGCTATGACTTGG agtATGTTTGCAGTCGGTTGGTTGGAGCTTGGTGAAGCTGAAAAAGCACAACAGCTTCTGCAAAAGTGCTTCAAAAATATACAAGGGCCCTTCCAG GTGTGGAGTGAGTCATGTGATGGTTCTGGAGCGGTCAACTTCCTCACAGGCATGGGGGGGTTTCTGCAGGCTGTGTTGTTCGGGTACACCGGTTTCAG GGTCCAAAAGGACTGTCTGGCTTTTTCGCCACTGATACCAAACGAAGTGTCTATGCTCAGTCTGAAAGGCATCGGTTACCTTGGTAATAAGCTGGACTGGGTGGTGGATAGACAGGAAGTCAGCGTTGTGTTGCGGAAGCAGGCGAAGGATTCTGGCCATGAGCAGCCTTGTCCTCTTGAGATCGTCCTACAGAGCTCTGGAGACAGAATCCCTCTTAATCCAG GGCAATTGGTGACATTTCCATGGCAACCTGGCAAGATACAAAAACAAAGCACTACCTCATACTGCTGGCCTCTTTGA